GCCCGACGGTCGTCTCTCGGCCAGCCCTGCGCCGTCGAGCTGTCCCGACTTCGTGGTCCTGCTCGGCGGCGACTACACCGGCAAGTCATCGGCGATGAGCCGCCTGGCCGAATCCACCGACCGACTCCGACTCGTCTCCACTGACGACACGTTCCTCGACGCCCGGCACGGAACCGTCGCCGAGCTGCGCCGAATCGTGGTCCGCGACGTCCTCCCGCAGCTCGGCCGGGCGTACTCGGCGGATTTCCTCGCCGGGATGCTGCAGACCGCCGTCGTCCACCTGCGGGACCGGATCGTCGAGGCGGACGGCGCCGGCGCTACGGTGGACCGCGACGTCCCGACGCTGGTCGACTCGTACTACTACAAGATCCTGGCCAAATGTCGATTGGTCGGAGTGGCCGACCATCCGATGTTCCACTGGTGGCGGTCGTTTCCCCAACCCGCGCGCGTCATCTACCTCAACGTGTCGCCGCAGACCGCGTGGCAGCGCAGCGACAGTGGGCGGCTGGCCAATCGGCTCGAACACTATGGACCCAGACCAGATCCGGTCAATTTCGCGCGATTCCAGACTGACCTGGCCACAGCGCTCGCGGAAGAGATCCGGCACCTACCGGTCACCGTGATCGACGAACAGCCCAGCGTGGCCGACACGGCCCTCGCGATACAGGAGGCCCTCTCCCGATGACCGGCACAGATCTCGAACGGTACCGCGAACGTGTCTTCGCCGAACGAGAACGGCTCCGCGCCGCGTTCACCCAGGCCGCCAGATCCCAGCACCGGGTGCTGACGGATCTGCTGGAATTCAACGCAGACACCGACTTCGGCCGCCGACACGACTTCGCCAAGATACGGGATCTGGACGACTACCGGTCGGCCGTACCGGTGCACGACTATTCCGCCCTCGGACCGTGGATCGAACGGATGGCCGCAGGCGAGGAACGGGTGCTGACCGCCGACCGGCCCGCCGTCTACTTCACCAGCAGCGGCACCACCGGCGCGCACAAGAAGATCCCGGTCACCCCGCGCTTCATGAAGACCACCTTCTTCCCGTTCTACTACGCGGCCTGGGCACCGCTGGCCGAGCACTTCCCGGACGTGCTGGCCCGGCCGGACGCGATGCTCAACCTCAAACACGACCCGCTGGTACGGCCACCGACCACCAGCTCCGGCGACCCACACGTGGGCGCCAGCCAGGTCGACTTCGGCTCCTACTTCGGCGAACCGCTCTCCGCTGAGCCCGGCACCCGCGCACCCTGGGCGACGCTGGCCGTACCGGTCGCCGACGACGACCACCTGGAAAAGGCGTACCTGCGGTTGCGGCTGGCCGCGCAGAGCGACGTACGCGGCGTGATCGGGATCAACCCGGCGATGGTGGCCGCAGTGCCGTACCAGCTCGGGCTCTGGTGGCCACGGATGGTGCGCGAGATCCGCGACGGCACCCTCGGCGGGCACCCGTACGCCGACCCGGATCCGGGCCGGGCGGCCGAGATCGAGGCACTGGTCGACCGGTACGGCACGCTGCGGCCGGCACACCTGTGGCCGAACCTGCGGGTGATCTTCTGCTGGACCACCGGGCTGGCCTCGCTCTACCTGCCCCGACTCCGCGAGGAGTACGGCATCGGAGTGACCGTGCTGCCGGCACCGGTGGCCGCCTCCGAAGGACCGGTCGCGGTCGCCCTCGACCGGCACGGCAGCGCCGGCAGCATGGTCGCCGACGCCTGCGTCTACGAGTTCGTCGACGCCGACACGCCGCTGCGCCCGGACATTCCGACGCTGACCTTCGACCAACTGGAGACCGGCCGGGAATACCAGGTCGTCTTCAGCCACGTGGGCGGCCTCTACCGGTACGCGGTCGGCGACGTCGTCCGGGTCGTCGACCACCAGGGCGGGGTACCCCGACTCTCGTACGCCGGACGCGCCACCCGCTCCGACGCGGCCGGTGAAGCGCTCCGCGACGTCCAGGTGGTCCGCGCGCTGGCCGGGGCGACCGAGTCGACCGGACTGGAGCTGCGCAACGCCGCCTGCCGGGTGTCCACTCCGACCGGCGGTCCGCCGTCCTACGAGTTCGCGCTGGCCGGCCGGTCACCGTGGAGCGCCGACGAGACCGACCGCTTCGTCGCCGCCCTGGACACCGGGCTGGGCACCGAGTCGCCCGGCTACCGCGACGCTCGCCGGTCCGGGCGGCTCGGCACGCCGACGCTGACCCTGCTCGACCCGGACGCGTTCCTGCGGGACTGGCAGCGCTCGGTCGCCGCCGGTGTGCGTCCCACCCAGGTCAAGGACCGGATGTTCCGGCCGGACGAGGCCGCCTGGCAGCAACTGACCGCGCCGCCCGAGCCGACACCGGACCGTCTCGCGGTCGATGCCGGCGGGCCGCCGGCCGCACGGACTGCGAGTGTGGCCCGGTGACCGCGCCCCTGGCCGCCGTCGAGCGGACCGCGTTGCTCACCGCGGCGTTGCGCGCCGCCGAGACCAGCCGACCGGACCGGCTCTACGACGACCCGTACGCCGCCGAACTCGCCGGTCGGATCGGTCCGGAACTGCTCGCCGAAGTGGTCCGGGTGACCTTCCCACCGGACCGGCCCAGCGACCTGCCGAGCACACCCGACTACAACGCCATCCGGACCCGGTTCCTCGACGACCGGCTGCGGGAGCTGGTCGACGATCCGACGGTCACCCAGCTGGTCCTCGCCCCGGCCGGCGTCGACTCCCGGGCCTACCGGCTGGACTGGCCCGACCGGCTGCGCTGGTTCGAGATGGACCGGCCGGCGGTGCTGGCCTACAAGGAACAGCGGCTGGCCGGGCGGAACCCTCGGGTCAGGCGGCTCACCGTACCGGCCGATCTGACCGCCGACGACTGGGAGGAACGCCTGACGGCCGCCGGCTACCAGCCGGACCAGCCGTCGGTGTGGCTGCTCGAAGGGCTGCTCTACTACCTGCCCGAGGAGCGGGTCAGGCAGCTGCTCGGCCGGATCCGGGCGGTGGCCGCGCCGGGCAGCCGGGTGCTGGCCGACCTGGTCAACGAGACCGCGCTGACCCTGCCGAGCATGCAGAACCTGCTGCGGGTCTTCGCCGACTGGGGTTGCCCGTGGGTGTTCGGCACCGACGACCCCGAGGGACTGTTCGCCGCGTACGGCATGACCGCGCGGGCGGTCCA
The sequence above is a segment of the Solwaraspora sp. WMMD406 genome. Coding sequences within it:
- a CDS encoding GH3 auxin-responsive promoter family protein, producing MTGTDLERYRERVFAERERLRAAFTQAARSQHRVLTDLLEFNADTDFGRRHDFAKIRDLDDYRSAVPVHDYSALGPWIERMAAGEERVLTADRPAVYFTSSGTTGAHKKIPVTPRFMKTTFFPFYYAAWAPLAEHFPDVLARPDAMLNLKHDPLVRPPTTSSGDPHVGASQVDFGSYFGEPLSAEPGTRAPWATLAVPVADDDHLEKAYLRLRLAAQSDVRGVIGINPAMVAAVPYQLGLWWPRMVREIRDGTLGGHPYADPDPGRAAEIEALVDRYGTLRPAHLWPNLRVIFCWTTGLASLYLPRLREEYGIGVTVLPAPVAASEGPVAVALDRHGSAGSMVADACVYEFVDADTPLRPDIPTLTFDQLETGREYQVVFSHVGGLYRYAVGDVVRVVDHQGGVPRLSYAGRATRSDAAGEALRDVQVVRALAGATESTGLELRNAACRVSTPTGGPPSYEFALAGRSPWSADETDRFVAALDTGLGTESPGYRDARRSGRLGTPTLTLLDPDAFLRDWQRSVAAGVRPTQVKDRMFRPDEAAWQQLTAPPEPTPDRLAVDAGGPPAARTASVAR
- a CDS encoding SAM-dependent methyltransferase — encoded protein: MTAPLAAVERTALLTAALRAAETSRPDRLYDDPYAAELAGRIGPELLAEVVRVTFPPDRPSDLPSTPDYNAIRTRFLDDRLRELVDDPTVTQLVLAPAGVDSRAYRLDWPDRLRWFEMDRPAVLAYKEQRLAGRNPRVRRLTVPADLTADDWEERLTAAGYQPDQPSVWLLEGLLYYLPEERVRQLLGRIRAVAAPGSRVLADLVNETALTLPSMQNLLRVFADWGCPWVFGTDDPEGLFAAYGMTARAVQPGDPDAHYGRWPDPVPPRSEPGVRRVFFVDAECR